In Salmo salar chromosome ssa03, Ssal_v3.1, whole genome shotgun sequence, a single genomic region encodes these proteins:
- the LOC106601404 gene encoding uncharacterized protein isoform X1 yields the protein MMKQQRKTEVIFVWVLAIWLSSVVNSESKVELRTSTEVKAQCDQNVSLQCDIMSPSPLKIILFSWVRKGKQLCVVNATGVFSFPGVRCDNTNNTLTLNLTRVMPSSQGNYTCKLRSNLTITAANTTVTMQECLRTSEHKVFQNESQVECQLFGVYPEGTVHWFLGSENITESASTKSQLDEEGLFDIRSTLPTQAGTEPYNCSLWIPSSGTYSSHKQLHYSRGLSSGTKTRSRLLLFFILVGLIIII from the exons ATG ATGAAAcaacagagaaaaacagaggTCATTTTTGTCTGGGTCTTAGCCATCTGGCTCTCTTCAGTTGTCAACAGTGAAA GTAAAGTGGAGCTGAGAACCAGTACTGAGGTAAAGGCTcagtgtgatcagaatgtgtccCTGCAGTGTGACATCATGTCACCGAGCCCACTCAAGATCATTCTCTTTTCCTGGGTAAGGAAAGGGAAACAGCTGTGTGTGGTCAATGCCACTGGTGTATTCTCCTTTCCTGGCGTCCGGTGTGACAACACAAACAACACCCTCACACTCAATCTGACTCGGGTGATGCCGTCCAGTCAGGGTAACTACACCTGCAAACTGCGCTCCAACCTAACGATCACAGCTGCCAACACCACTGTGACAATGCAAg AGTGCCTAAGGACATCTGAGCACAAAGTGTTCCAGAATGAGTCTCAGGTTGAGTGCCAGTTATTTGGAGTTTACCCAGAAGGCACAGTACACTGGTTCCTGGGCTCTGAGAATATAACAGAGTCCGCCAGCACAAAGAGCCAGCTGGATGAAGAGGGGCTGTTTGATATAAGGAGTACCCTGCCTACCCAGGCTGGGACTGAGCCTTACAACTGCTCCTTGTGGATACCTAGTAGTGGAACCTACAGCTCTCACAAACAGCTGCACTACTCCAGGGGGCTCTCTTCAGGGACAAAGACTAGGAGCAGACTGCTGTTGTTCTTCATCCTGGTTGGACTCATAATCATAATTTAG
- the LOC106601404 gene encoding uncharacterized protein isoform X3 has protein sequence MSKVELRTSTEVKAQCDQNVSLQCDIMSPSPLKIILFSWVRKGKQLCVVNATGVFSFPGVRCDNTNNTLTLNLTRVMPSSQGNYTCKLRSNLTITAANTTVTMQECLRTSEHKVFQNESQVECQLFGVYPEGTVHWFLGSENITESASTKSQLDEEGLFDIRSTLPTQAGTEPYNCSLWIPSSGTYSSHKQLHYSRGLSSGTKTRSRLLLFFILVGLIIII, from the exons ATGA GTAAAGTGGAGCTGAGAACCAGTACTGAGGTAAAGGCTcagtgtgatcagaatgtgtccCTGCAGTGTGACATCATGTCACCGAGCCCACTCAAGATCATTCTCTTTTCCTGGGTAAGGAAAGGGAAACAGCTGTGTGTGGTCAATGCCACTGGTGTATTCTCCTTTCCTGGCGTCCGGTGTGACAACACAAACAACACCCTCACACTCAATCTGACTCGGGTGATGCCGTCCAGTCAGGGTAACTACACCTGCAAACTGCGCTCCAACCTAACGATCACAGCTGCCAACACCACTGTGACAATGCAAg AGTGCCTAAGGACATCTGAGCACAAAGTGTTCCAGAATGAGTCTCAGGTTGAGTGCCAGTTATTTGGAGTTTACCCAGAAGGCACAGTACACTGGTTCCTGGGCTCTGAGAATATAACAGAGTCCGCCAGCACAAAGAGCCAGCTGGATGAAGAGGGGCTGTTTGATATAAGGAGTACCCTGCCTACCCAGGCTGGGACTGAGCCTTACAACTGCTCCTTGTGGATACCTAGTAGTGGAACCTACAGCTCTCACAAACAGCTGCACTACTCCAGGGGGCTCTCTTCAGGGACAAAGACTAGGAGCAGACTGCTGTTGTTCTTCATCCTGGTTGGACTCATAATCATAATTTAG
- the LOC106601404 gene encoding uncharacterized protein isoform X2, whose amino-acid sequence MNLCMRQMWCDSSFAIRWKTVSSLSGKVELRTSTEVKAQCDQNVSLQCDIMSPSPLKIILFSWVRKGKQLCVVNATGVFSFPGVRCDNTNNTLTLNLTRVMPSSQGNYTCKLRSNLTITAANTTVTMQECLRTSEHKVFQNESQVECQLFGVYPEGTVHWFLGSENITESASTKSQLDEEGLFDIRSTLPTQAGTEPYNCSLWIPSSGTYSSHKQLHYSRGLSSGTKTRSRLLLFFILVGLIIII is encoded by the exons atgaatttgtgcatgaggcagatgtggtgcgactcgagtttcgccatcaggtggaagacggtgtcctctctctctg GTAAAGTGGAGCTGAGAACCAGTACTGAGGTAAAGGCTcagtgtgatcagaatgtgtccCTGCAGTGTGACATCATGTCACCGAGCCCACTCAAGATCATTCTCTTTTCCTGGGTAAGGAAAGGGAAACAGCTGTGTGTGGTCAATGCCACTGGTGTATTCTCCTTTCCTGGCGTCCGGTGTGACAACACAAACAACACCCTCACACTCAATCTGACTCGGGTGATGCCGTCCAGTCAGGGTAACTACACCTGCAAACTGCGCTCCAACCTAACGATCACAGCTGCCAACACCACTGTGACAATGCAAg AGTGCCTAAGGACATCTGAGCACAAAGTGTTCCAGAATGAGTCTCAGGTTGAGTGCCAGTTATTTGGAGTTTACCCAGAAGGCACAGTACACTGGTTCCTGGGCTCTGAGAATATAACAGAGTCCGCCAGCACAAAGAGCCAGCTGGATGAAGAGGGGCTGTTTGATATAAGGAGTACCCTGCCTACCCAGGCTGGGACTGAGCCTTACAACTGCTCCTTGTGGATACCTAGTAGTGGAACCTACAGCTCTCACAAACAGCTGCACTACTCCAGGGGGCTCTCTTCAGGGACAAAGACTAGGAGCAGACTGCTGTTGTTCTTCATCCTGGTTGGACTCATAATCATAATTTAG